The stretch of DNA CATCGACCCGACTGAGCTTGACCCCAATATACTTTCTGAATTCGTCGGGTCTTGCGATATAAACCTCTCCCTGAAAATAAGCACACTCGGGAGCAGTATCAAGAGAACGATTATCGTGAATAAGTTCACCGGGGCATCTGCATCTGTTGACAGCATGGTCGGTTTCAGGATAGAGCCAAACGTTGGACTGGTCGTGGAAATTGCCTCCGTGTCGTGATGAAAATGAGCGAAGAAACTAGCGAGGGGCTTGAAGAGGCCAGAAAACGCAACAAACATCTGTCAGAATATCTTGATGAACTTCAAAAAACCAATAAAACTGTTCCTGTATTTATGCCACAGCTTTCCCGGGAGTTGGCTCTTGAGAAAACGCCAAATTTGATATACCCTGTGGGAGACCCGATATTCATACATATTTGCACAGAGCCGGGGATGGATATTCAGTATATTGTCATAGAACCTCGTTTAAAACCGGATGAAATAAATAAGTTCAATCTCATTGTTGAAAAAGTCCTTGAGAAAGGGCTCAAGAAAAATATTCAGGTATCAAAAGAGAATCTGAAAAAGACACTTTCATCACTTCTCGATGAAGTACTGCTGGTCGAAGGCGGAAAAAAACCAAAATGGTCCTCCCCGATTGCAGTGACAAGAGAAGAATATGATAAATTCGGCTATCTCCTGATAAGGGATATTATCGATTCGGGCCCTGTCGAAGCCACGCAGCGTGACCCTTATCTTGAAGATATCCATTGCGTGGGCTTAAATCCTGTCTCGGTTGTCCATAAGATATTTGGAAACATCGGTACCAATATAAGATTTGATTCCAAGCAATCCATTGATAACTGGCTGCGAACCATGGGTGAACGCATAGGACGGCCAATAGGTGATGCAAACCCCATTGCTGGAGGAACCCTCCCCAGCGGTTCGCGTATTGCCATAGCCTACAGCGATGATGTCAGCAGGCGTGGAAGTTCGTTCACCATACGGAAGTTCACAAAAACCCCTATGTCTATTACCCAGCTTATCAAATTTGGCACGATGAGCTCTCAGGAGGCCGCATATCTCTGGCTATGCCTCGAAAACGGAATGAGCGTATTTCTGTGCGGTGAAACCGCAAGCGGTAAGACAGCGGCAATGAATGCCACACTTGTGTTCATAGATCCCAAGGCCAAGATATACAGCGCAGAGGATGCAACCGAGGTAACTCCTCCGCATGATGTATGGCAGCAACTTGCTACCAAAGAGGATGGGGCTGAAGAATCGCAGGTTCACATGTTCACGCTCCTGAAAGCGGCGCTCCGATCGCGTCCCAATTATATCATTGTGGGTGAAATAAGGGGCGTAGAAGGAGCGGTAGCATTCCAGGCGATGCAGACAGGTCATCCTGTGATGTCCACTTTCCACGCATCATCCGTCAGAAAGATGATACAGAGGTTCATAGGTAACCCCATAAGTGTCCCGGTCACGTTCATCGATAACCTCAATGTATGCGTGGTATTGCATGCTTTGTACAGGAACGGCTTGCTCATCCGGCGCGTAACCGCGATCGAAGAACTTGAAGGGTATTTCGAGGAAGCGGGTGGTGTGGTCACGCGGGCAGTTTTCCAGTGGAATCCTGCTGACGATAAACATGAGTTCAGGGGCCTGAACAACAGCTTTATACTTGAGGATAAGATCGCAGGAAGACAGGGTTACAAGGATAAAAGGAAGATCTACGACGAACTGGAGACAAGGGCGAAGATTCTCGATGCCATGGTAGAAAATGAGGTTTTCGATTTTATGAAAACATTTGAGATCGCAAAGGCATATCGTGAAAAAGGTCTCCAGGGAATTCCCTTCCCGGTATGAGGTTGCATGACGTTTGAAGAAGCGATTAAAAATAACCCTCATCTTGGGAAATATGTCAAGGAATTCCAGGAAAAAAATGGCGTTATACCCACGTTTGTTCCGCAGCTTTCAAGGGATATAGATAAAAAGAACGTCAATGTCATATATCCCGTAGGAGATCCGATTTTCATACACATCTACGGAAATGCGAAGATCGAGCCGCGATATTATTCGATCGAGCCTGAGATGACAGAAATAGAAAAAGGAAAGTATGGAGAAATTTTAAGCCTTATACTGAAAAAGACACCACAGGAACCAGCTGCTGACAATTCAGAAAAGCTCAGGGCCCATTTGAAAAAACTCTTTGAAAAAGTAATAGCAAAAGGTGAAACCACCAAAGACAAAGGGAAGATTGCATTAACAGAAGAACAGTTCAAGAAGATCGAATATTTCATAGACAGGAACATAGTGGGGCACGGTATAATCGAACCTATAATCCGCGACCCTTATCTTGAAGATATTAACAATATCGGCAAATACAGCATTTTTGTTGTGCACAAGATTTTTGGGATGATAGAGACCAACATCCATTTTTCATCGGACGAAGAACTTGATGAATGGATGAGGGTGATGAGCGAACGCATTGCAAGGCCGGTGAGCGATTTCAGGCCGATAGCCGATGGGGCCATGCCTGACGGTTCGCGTATAAATATCATATATAGCAAAGAGGTAAGCAGGCGAGGTGGTTCATTCACAATGAGGAAGTTCAATGCCATTCCTACAAGCGTGATACAACTGATAAAGTGGGGCAGTATCAGTGCCGAAATGGGCGCCTACCTCTGGCTCTGCCTTGAGAACGGCATGAACGTTTTCGTGAGCGGTGAAACTGCGAGCGGGAAAACCACAGCACTTAATTCGATATTGCCTTTCATACAATCAAAGGGCAAAATCTACAGTGTCGAGGATACAGCAGAAGTCCTGGCTCCCCAGGAAACGTGGCAGCAGATGATCACGCGGGAAACAGGCCCGGAATCCTCCCGGGTGGATA from Candidatus Methanoperedens sp. encodes:
- a CDS encoding type II/IV secretion system ATPase subunit, whose amino-acid sequence is MSEETSEGLEEARKRNKHLSEYLDELQKTNKTVPVFMPQLSRELALEKTPNLIYPVGDPIFIHICTEPGMDIQYIVIEPRLKPDEINKFNLIVEKVLEKGLKKNIQVSKENLKKTLSSLLDEVLLVEGGKKPKWSSPIAVTREEYDKFGYLLIRDIIDSGPVEATQRDPYLEDIHCVGLNPVSVVHKIFGNIGTNIRFDSKQSIDNWLRTMGERIGRPIGDANPIAGGTLPSGSRIAIAYSDDVSRRGSSFTIRKFTKTPMSITQLIKFGTMSSQEAAYLWLCLENGMSVFLCGETASGKTAAMNATLVFIDPKAKIYSAEDATEVTPPHDVWQQLATKEDGAEESQVHMFTLLKAALRSRPNYIIVGEIRGVEGAVAFQAMQTGHPVMSTFHASSVRKMIQRFIGNPISVPVTFIDNLNVCVVLHALYRNGLLIRRVTAIEELEGYFEEAGGVVTRAVFQWNPADDKHEFRGLNNSFILEDKIAGRQGYKDKRKIYDELETRAKILDAMVENEVFDFMKTFEIAKAYREKGLQGIPFPV
- a CDS encoding type II/IV secretion system ATPase subunit, encoding MTFEEAIKNNPHLGKYVKEFQEKNGVIPTFVPQLSRDIDKKNVNVIYPVGDPIFIHIYGNAKIEPRYYSIEPEMTEIEKGKYGEILSLILKKTPQEPAADNSEKLRAHLKKLFEKVIAKGETTKDKGKIALTEEQFKKIEYFIDRNIVGHGIIEPIIRDPYLEDINNIGKYSIFVVHKIFGMIETNIHFSSDEELDEWMRVMSERIARPVSDFRPIADGAMPDGSRINIIYSKEVSRRGGSFTMRKFNAIPTSVIQLIKWGSISAEMGAYLWLCLENGMNVFVSGETASGKTTALNSILPFIQSKGKIYSVEDTAEVLAPQETWQQMITRETGPESSRVDMFSLLKLALRSRPTYVIVGEIRGVEGAVAFQAMQAGNSVMATFHASSVKKLIQRITGDPIKVPVTFIDNLNVVMILQAVYRQGVFLRRCVSMEEIEGYLEEAKGVITRAVFQWDSTNDKHHFRGLNNSYILENVIAGKLGYSDKKKIYKELEIRANVLQKMTEQNITDYYKVKDIIWAFERNGVNGLPFEL